The Streptomyces kanamyceticus genome window below encodes:
- a CDS encoding non-ribosomal peptide synthetase, which yields MIPLSFAQRRLWLTGQLEGRSATYNIPLGLRLSGAVDRAALAAALRDVVGRHESLRTVIGRTGGEPCQVILDVEEAHELLTDLTGAGTLDAAELTTSLTEFVRYEFDLAAEVPLRAWLCRTGPDEHVLALVVHHIAADGWSMGVLLRDLGTAYGARLDGRAPEWEPLPVQYADYTLWQRELLGDEHDPDSLAARQLAFWRERLAGAPEELALPTDRPRPPVASRRGATVPLTIDPELHGRVAALAQELGASVFMVLRAGLAALLSRLGAGDDIPVGTPVAGRIDEALHDLVGCFVNTLVLRADTSGDPSFAELVGRVRDADLAALAHQDVPFERLVETLNPTRSLARHPLFQVMFAFEKFTGTLPPLGGLTAEPVPLDLPAVHFDLSFDLTERHDGTGAAAGLTGTLGYATDLFTADTARSIAERFARLVAAAVRTPERPFSALDLLGPAERDRILTEARGDHDPAARPTTVTRLFAERAARHPEATAVIGGDTELTYRDLDTLSDRLAHLLRARGAGPERLVAVRMDRSADLVVTLLAVLKTGAGYVPLERATPDARTRFILTDTRAALLLTDDIAGLPPDLDVPVLDVTAPHAEPAAGQVPPPADIHPGNTLYVMYTSGSTGRPKGVLTSHAAVAAFASHRRWLAEGGLDGVLFHANHAFDASTYELWVTLAHGGRVVVAPPGPLDGTAVAEHAARHGLTHVHVTAGLFRVWAEDDPEIFQGLREVTTGGDVVSAAGVREVLRACPGTVVTAAYGPTETTAFTTLSTFAAGTDPDRVPNTVPIGRPMDGMRAYVLDHRLALVPPGVVGELHLAGPGLARGYANRPGLTAERFVADPYAAAYGVSGERMYGTGDLARQLPDGELEFAGRVDDQVKVRGFRVELGEVESALLGHPAVARAVAATKADASGDKRLIGYVVPAREGEGDGPDVSPLDTDAVHRYVRAVLPDHAVPSAVVRLDALPLTANGKLDRAALPDPDPAAGGRGRAPSTPREHALCALFAEILGLPEVTVDDNFFALGGHSLLATRLVGRVRSALGVELGIAQLFAAQTVAELAAELARELPEGDGGGTARPAVRAARPRPDLLPLSSAQHRLWFIGELAGRSATYNIPVTARLTGRVDRDAVAAALRDVVARHESLRTVIGRAGDEPFQRVLDMTEVGELLAPGTPGDDGPDALRDRAAGYEFDLAAEAPLRAWLCRTGPDEHVLSLVVHHIAADGWSMGVLLRDLGTAYEARLDGRAPEWESVPVQYADYALWQRELLGDEHDPDSLSASQLAFWRSELEGLPEEVTLPADRPRPAEASGRGGAVPLRLSAATHARLAEIARDAGASVFMTVQAAVAALLARLGAGTDVPLGTAVAGRTDDGLEGIVGLFVNTLVLRTDVSGEPSFRELVGRVRDADLAAFAHQDVPFEQLVEALNPARTAARHPLFQVMLGYQHGAGQPELSLPGAAVEHLAPRQDAAKFDLSFDLTEQFTADGAPAGLDGSLGYAADLFDHATAERLADRLHRLVEAAAHAPELRLGALDVLGPDERARLLADAEGAGQDLPATDVAHLFGQRVRSAPDATAVVDADGTELSYAELDARADRFARRLAAAGVGAERPVAVLMERSADLIVALLGVVKAGGAYVPLDGRWPRSRLDFILRDTGATVLVTDGSAGELQLGDGELTHIRIDEEAGPGVLSSAPRCGDGVGPDGLMYVMYTSGSTGRPKGVAVSHRGVLGLAADRRFASAAHRRVLFHSAHVFDASTYEIWAPLLAGGTVVVAPPGELDPAGLERATGARGVTALFLTIGLFRVLAEEAPGCFAGLREVWTGGELVPSVVVERVLRACRDTRVIDVYGPTETTTFATCDAVAEADLAAVSPPIGRPMDGTRTYVLDAGLGLVPPGTVGELYIAGAGLARGYANRPGLTGERFVADPYAASYDAPGERMYRTGDLARWTADGRIDFVGRVDTQVKVRGFRIELGEVETALLAHPGIAQAAAVVREDRPGDRRLVGYAVPAAGVPKETVDGADPAALTGGRLPDYMLPSAVVAVDALPLTVTGKLDRNALPAPELAHAATGRAPRTDREKALCAIFADVLGVPSVTVDDDFFQLGGHSLLATRLVSRVRAALDVELRVHALFDHPTVEALARQLQGGGAVRPALGTRTRPDRLPLSYAQQRLWFIGELAGPSATYNIPMALRLTGEVDAPALAAALRDVVARHESLRTVFPASADGVPHQRVRAADEVGDLLTVVPVAPGDLRRELSARADLPFDLSSQLPLRAWLFQVAPRESVLLLVVHHIAGDGWSVGPLARDLGTAYAARHEGRAPAWEPLPVQYADYALWQRELLGDESDPASLLSQQLAFWKKELRDLPEELALPLDRARPAEASGRGGTVPLRLTAATHTRIAQLARDTGASVFMVVRAGLAALLARLGAGDDVPIGTAVAGRVDDGMDELVGFFVNTLVLRADVSGDPDFRDLVGRVRATDLAAFAHQDVPFEQLVEALNPARTLARHPLFQVMLTLQNTAREPLELPGLRVDPVEPGASAAKFDLSFDLTERFGEDGTPAGVEGGLTYATDLFDRATAQATADRFALLLDAVTRDPALRVADVDLLTADERARLTAQGDGGSVRDHRDVAALFEEQAARTPGATAVIGEDTSLTYARLNADANRIAHRLIARGVGPEDVVAVAMERSAGLVAAVLGVLKSGAAFLAVEPQLPADRVRFMFDDARPSCVLTRSSVADPVPDAGLPRVDVDLWRQDAPRGVGGDPGEGPGDPTDAHRVRPLRQDHPAYVVFTSGSTGRPKGVVVPRRGIANRLRWMRERSPLTGEDRALLKTPASFDAFVPELLGPLTEGAALVVARPEGHRDPAYLARLVRDRRVTTATFVPSMLQAFLDTPEAAECDALRRVLSGGEALRPRTVTAFAATLDASLANCYGPAEASVDVAMDVVRDDRRADGRVVDGGPVPIGAPAAGTRAYVLDRRLGLVPPGVVGELYVAGVQLARGYARRPGLTAERFVPDPYAGSYGAPGERMYRTGDLARRLPDGRLAFVGRVDDQVKVRGFRIEPGEVEAALLGHPDVAQASVIVRAAGPEGDALLVGYVVPVPGGACEPAALRDHARAALPEHMVPGAVVVLAELPRTDGGKIDRRRLPAPDLTASPRGREPRTAREQALCGLFAETLGLPAVTIDDSFFDLGGHSLLAARLVSRVRAVLGAEAGVRTLFEAPTVEALARRLAGTPPSRDALDVLLPLRVVDPEPGQEGEAPLFCVHPGAGLSWCYAGLLRHIAPDVPVYGLQARLLSEGGEAPASLADMARDYAERIREVQKTGPYRLLGWSMGGTLAHAVATLLQAAGEEVELLALLDARLASGGRISGTDRAVGPDSSGRVQEGTEGTVHALREGLRELGHDVDTGEGAAAARSVAEAARFLLRNDPEFAGMEESTARAMVELTLAGERLARSHRPNVFHGDVLFFEPRDDRAEGVTPSPARAFAPHVDGRTVTYRIDCTHKEMMRPEPLRDIAARVSHHLRTKGRNNKVLPDAVGAR from the coding sequence GTGATCCCCCTATCGTTCGCGCAGCGCAGGCTGTGGCTCACCGGGCAGCTGGAGGGCCGCTCGGCGACGTACAACATCCCGCTCGGCCTGCGCCTGTCAGGGGCCGTGGACCGCGCGGCCCTCGCGGCGGCGCTGCGGGACGTCGTGGGGCGGCACGAGAGCCTGCGCACGGTGATCGGGCGGACCGGCGGCGAGCCCTGCCAGGTGATCCTCGACGTCGAGGAGGCGCACGAACTCCTCACCGATCTGACCGGTGCAGGAACCCTCGACGCGGCCGAACTGACCACCTCACTCACCGAGTTCGTCAGGTACGAGTTCGACCTGGCGGCGGAGGTGCCGCTGCGTGCGTGGCTGTGTCGTACGGGTCCCGATGAGCATGTGCTGGCCCTGGTGGTGCATCACATCGCGGCGGACGGCTGGTCGATGGGTGTCCTGTTGCGGGATCTCGGTACGGCGTACGGGGCGCGGCTCGACGGACGCGCCCCGGAGTGGGAGCCGCTGCCGGTGCAGTACGCGGACTACACCCTGTGGCAGCGGGAGCTGCTCGGCGACGAGCACGACCCGGACAGTCTGGCCGCACGCCAACTCGCCTTCTGGCGCGAGCGCCTGGCCGGAGCGCCGGAGGAACTGGCCCTGCCCACGGACAGGCCCCGGCCGCCCGTGGCCAGCCGACGCGGCGCCACCGTGCCCCTCACGATCGACCCCGAGCTCCACGGCCGCGTCGCCGCGCTCGCCCAGGAGCTCGGCGCCAGCGTCTTCATGGTGCTGCGCGCCGGACTCGCGGCCCTCCTCTCCCGCCTCGGCGCGGGCGACGACATCCCGGTCGGCACCCCGGTCGCTGGCCGCATCGACGAGGCGCTGCACGACCTGGTGGGCTGCTTCGTCAACACCCTGGTGCTGCGCGCCGACACGAGCGGCGACCCCTCGTTCGCGGAGCTCGTGGGGCGCGTGCGGGACGCGGACCTGGCGGCGCTCGCGCACCAGGACGTGCCGTTCGAGCGGCTCGTGGAGACGCTGAACCCGACGCGGTCGCTCGCCCGCCATCCGCTCTTCCAAGTGATGTTCGCCTTCGAGAAGTTCACCGGGACGCTGCCGCCGCTGGGGGGCCTCACCGCCGAGCCCGTACCGCTCGACCTCCCCGCCGTCCACTTCGACCTCTCCTTCGACCTCACCGAACGCCACGACGGAACCGGCGCGGCGGCGGGGCTCACCGGCACCCTCGGCTACGCCACCGACCTGTTCACCGCCGACACCGCCCGGAGCATCGCCGAGCGCTTCGCGCGCCTGGTCGCGGCCGCCGTACGCACCCCGGAACGGCCGTTCTCCGCCCTCGACCTGCTCGGCCCGGCGGAGCGTGACAGGATCCTGACCGAGGCGCGCGGCGACCACGACCCCGCCGCACGGCCGACGACGGTGACGCGCCTGTTCGCCGAGCGCGCGGCCCGTCACCCCGAGGCGACCGCCGTCATCGGCGGCGACACCGAACTCACCTACCGCGACCTGGACACCCTCTCCGACCGGCTCGCGCACCTGCTGCGCGCCCGCGGCGCGGGACCCGAGCGTCTGGTCGCCGTCCGCATGGACCGCTCCGCCGACCTCGTCGTGACCCTCCTCGCGGTTCTCAAGACCGGCGCGGGCTACGTCCCCCTCGAACGCGCCACGCCCGACGCGCGCACCCGCTTCATCCTCACCGACACGCGTGCCGCGCTGCTGCTCACGGACGACATCGCCGGTCTCCCGCCCGACCTGGACGTCCCCGTGCTCGACGTGACCGCGCCACACGCCGAGCCTGCCGCGGGACAGGTGCCGCCGCCCGCCGACATCCACCCCGGCAACACCCTCTACGTGATGTATACGTCCGGCTCGACCGGCCGCCCCAAGGGCGTTCTCACCTCGCACGCGGCCGTGGCGGCGTTCGCCTCGCACCGGCGCTGGCTGGCGGAAGGCGGCCTGGACGGCGTCCTGTTCCACGCCAACCACGCCTTCGACGCCTCGACGTACGAGCTGTGGGTGACGCTCGCGCACGGCGGCCGCGTCGTCGTCGCGCCGCCGGGCCCGCTGGACGGCACCGCGGTCGCCGAGCACGCCGCCCGGCACGGCCTCACCCACGTCCATGTGACCGCGGGCCTCTTCCGCGTCTGGGCGGAGGACGACCCGGAGATCTTCCAGGGCCTGCGGGAGGTGACGACGGGCGGCGACGTCGTCTCCGCCGCCGGGGTCCGCGAGGTGCTGCGCGCCTGCCCCGGCACCGTGGTCACGGCCGCGTACGGCCCCACGGAGACCACCGCCTTCACGACCCTGAGCACCTTCGCCGCGGGCACGGACCCGGACCGCGTCCCGAACACGGTGCCGATCGGCCGCCCGATGGACGGCATGCGCGCCTACGTCCTGGACCACCGCCTGGCGCTCGTCCCGCCCGGCGTCGTCGGCGAACTCCACCTGGCGGGCCCCGGGCTCGCACGCGGCTACGCCAACCGGCCCGGCCTGACGGCGGAGCGCTTCGTCGCGGATCCGTACGCCGCCGCGTACGGAGTCTCCGGCGAGCGCATGTACGGCACGGGCGACCTGGCGCGCCAACTGCCGGACGGAGAGCTGGAGTTCGCCGGACGCGTCGACGACCAGGTGAAAGTGCGCGGTTTCCGCGTCGAACTGGGCGAGGTCGAGTCCGCACTGCTCGGCCACCCCGCCGTCGCCCGCGCGGTCGCCGCCACCAAGGCGGACGCCTCCGGGGACAAGCGCCTGATCGGGTACGTCGTTCCGGCGCGGGAGGGCGAGGGCGACGGCCCCGACGTATCGCCGCTCGACACCGACGCCGTCCATCGCTACGTCCGTGCCGTGCTGCCCGACCACGCGGTGCCGTCCGCCGTCGTACGGCTCGACGCACTGCCGCTCACCGCGAACGGCAAGCTCGACCGGGCCGCGCTGCCCGACCCCGACCCCGCGGCGGGCGGCCGCGGACGCGCCCCGAGCACCCCGCGCGAACACGCCCTGTGCGCCCTCTTCGCCGAGATCCTCGGCCTGCCCGAGGTGACGGTCGACGACAACTTCTTCGCGCTGGGCGGCCATTCGCTGCTCGCGACCCGTCTGGTCGGCCGGGTGCGGTCGGCGCTCGGCGTGGAGCTGGGCATCGCCCAGCTGTTCGCGGCGCAGACGGTGGCGGAGCTGGCCGCGGAGCTGGCCCGTGAACTCCCGGAAGGCGACGGCGGCGGCACGGCACGCCCGGCCGTTCGTGCGGCGCGCCCCCGGCCCGACCTGCTCCCGCTCTCCTCGGCCCAGCACCGCCTCTGGTTCATCGGCGAGCTGGCGGGCCGCTCCGCGACGTACAACATCCCGGTGACCGCCCGGCTCACGGGCCGGGTCGACAGGGACGCCGTCGCGGCGGCGCTGCGTGACGTCGTCGCCCGGCACGAGAGCCTGCGGACGGTGATCGGACGCGCCGGGGACGAGCCCTTCCAGCGGGTGCTGGACATGACCGAGGTGGGCGAACTGCTCGCGCCGGGAACGCCCGGCGACGACGGCCCCGACGCCTTGCGGGACCGGGCGGCCGGGTACGAGTTCGACCTGGCGGCGGAGGCGCCGCTGCGTGCGTGGCTGTGCCGTACGGGTCCCGATGAGCATGTCCTGTCCCTGGTGGTGCATCACATCGCCGCGGACGGCTGGTCGATGGGCGTTCTGTTACGCGATCTCGGCACGGCGTACGAGGCACGGCTCGACGGGCGCGCCCCGGAGTGGGAGTCGGTGCCCGTGCAGTACGCGGACTATGCGCTGTGGCAGCGCGAGCTGCTCGGCGACGAGCACGACCCGGACAGTCTGTCCGCAAGCCAACTCGCTTTTTGGCGGAGTGAGTTGGAAGGGCTTCCCGAAGAGGTGACGCTACCGGCCGACAGGCCGCGGCCCGCCGAGGCGAGCGGGCGGGGTGGTGCGGTCCCGCTGAGGCTGTCCGCCGCGACGCACGCCCGGCTCGCGGAGATCGCGCGGGACGCGGGCGCGAGCGTCTTCATGACCGTACAGGCGGCCGTCGCGGCGCTCCTCGCGCGGCTCGGCGCCGGGACCGACGTGCCGCTGGGCACGGCGGTGGCGGGCCGCACGGACGACGGCCTGGAGGGAATCGTCGGGCTCTTCGTGAACACGCTGGTACTGCGCACCGACGTGTCGGGTGAGCCGAGCTTCCGGGAGCTTGTGGGACGGGTGCGCGACGCCGATCTGGCCGCGTTCGCGCATCAGGACGTGCCCTTCGAGCAGTTGGTCGAGGCCCTCAACCCGGCGCGGACCGCCGCGCGCCACCCGCTCTTCCAGGTCATGCTCGGCTACCAGCACGGCGCGGGCCAGCCGGAGTTGAGCCTGCCGGGGGCGGCTGTGGAGCATCTCGCGCCCCGGCAGGACGCGGCCAAGTTCGACCTCTCCTTCGACCTCACCGAACAGTTCACCGCCGACGGCGCCCCCGCCGGGCTCGACGGCAGCCTCGGCTACGCCGCCGACCTCTTCGACCACGCCACCGCCGAACGCCTCGCCGACCGCCTGCACCGCCTCGTCGAAGCCGCCGCGCACGCTCCAGAGCTGCGGCTCGGCGCCCTCGACGTACTGGGTCCCGACGAGCGCGCCCGACTCCTCGCCGATGCCGAAGGTGCCGGTCAGGACCTCCCGGCCACCGACGTCGCCCACCTCTTCGGGCAGCGGGTCCGCAGCGCCCCCGACGCGACGGCGGTCGTCGACGCCGACGGAACCGAGCTGTCGTACGCCGAACTCGACGCCCGCGCCGACCGGTTCGCGCGGCGCCTGGCCGCCGCTGGCGTGGGCGCCGAGCGGCCGGTGGCCGTGCTGATGGAACGCTCGGCGGACCTGATCGTCGCGCTGCTCGGGGTCGTGAAGGCCGGTGGTGCCTATGTGCCGCTGGACGGCAGATGGCCGCGCTCACGGCTCGACTTCATCCTCCGCGACACGGGGGCGACGGTTCTCGTCACGGACGGAAGCGCTGGCGAACTGCAGCTGGGTGACGGTGAGTTGACGCACATCCGCATCGACGAGGAGGCGGGTCCCGGCGTCCTGTCGAGCGCGCCGCGCTGCGGTGACGGCGTCGGGCCCGACGGGCTGATGTACGTGATGTACACCTCCGGTTCGACCGGGCGGCCCAAGGGGGTCGCCGTCAGCCACCGGGGCGTCCTCGGCCTGGCCGCCGACCGGCGGTTCGCCTCGGCCGCGCACCGGCGTGTGCTGTTCCACTCGGCACACGTCTTCGACGCGTCGACGTACGAGATCTGGGCGCCGCTGCTCGCCGGCGGCACCGTCGTGGTGGCCCCGCCCGGCGAGCTGGACCCCGCAGGGCTCGAACGGGCCACCGGGGCGCGGGGCGTCACCGCGCTGTTCCTCACCATCGGGCTCTTCCGGGTCCTCGCCGAGGAGGCGCCGGGCTGCTTCGCCGGGCTGCGCGAGGTGTGGACGGGCGGCGAGCTGGTGCCCTCGGTGGTCGTCGAACGCGTCCTGCGGGCCTGCCGGGACACCCGCGTGATCGACGTCTACGGCCCTACGGAGACGACGACCTTCGCCACCTGTGACGCCGTCGCGGAGGCAGACCTCGCCGCCGTATCGCCGCCGATCGGGCGGCCGATGGACGGCACCCGCACCTATGTGCTCGATGCGGGCCTCGGCCTGGTCCCGCCGGGCACGGTGGGGGAGTTGTACATCGCGGGCGCGGGCCTGGCACGCGGCTACGCCAACCGGCCCGGCCTGACGGGGGAGCGCTTCGTCGCGGATCCGTACGCCGCCTCGTACGACGCCCCGGGTGAACGCATGTACCGCACGGGCGACTTGGCGCGCTGGACGGCCGACGGGCGCATCGACTTCGTCGGGCGCGTGGACACCCAGGTGAAGGTGCGCGGCTTCCGCATCGAGCTCGGCGAGGTCGAGACGGCGCTCCTCGCCCACCCCGGCATCGCGCAGGCGGCGGCCGTCGTCCGCGAGGACAGGCCCGGTGACCGGCGGCTCGTCGGCTACGCCGTGCCCGCCGCGGGCGTGCCCAAGGAGACCGTCGACGGCGCGGACCCCGCCGCCCTGACCGGCGGACGGCTGCCCGACTACATGCTGCCCTCGGCCGTCGTCGCCGTCGACGCCCTGCCGCTCACCGTCACCGGCAAGCTCGACAGAAATGCCCTGCCCGCACCGGAGTTGGCCCACGCGGCGACCGGCCGGGCGCCGCGCACGGACCGCGAGAAGGCGCTCTGCGCGATCTTCGCCGACGTCCTCGGCGTGCCCTCGGTCACCGTCGACGACGACTTCTTCCAGCTCGGCGGCCACTCGCTGCTCGCCACCCGCCTGGTCAGCCGGGTGCGCGCCGCGCTCGACGTCGAGCTGCGCGTCCACGCGCTCTTCGACCACCCCACCGTCGAGGCGCTGGCCCGCCAGCTCCAGGGCGGCGGCGCGGTGCGCCCGGCGCTCGGCACGCGGACCAGGCCGGACCGCCTTCCCCTGTCGTACGCACAGCAACGGCTCTGGTTCATCGGCGAGTTGGCAGGTCCTTCGGCGACGTACAACATCCCGATGGCCCTGCGGCTGACCGGCGAGGTGGACGCCCCGGCCCTCGCGGCGGCGCTGCGGGACGTGGTCGCCCGGCACGAGAGCCTGCGGACGGTCTTCCCCGCGTCGGCCGACGGCGTGCCCCACCAGCGGGTGCGCGCGGCCGACGAGGTGGGCGACCTGCTCACGGTGGTACCGGTGGCCCCCGGCGACCTGCGCCGCGAACTGTCCGCCCGCGCCGACCTCCCCTTCGATCTGAGCAGCCAACTGCCTCTGCGTGCGTGGCTGTTCCAGGTCGCGCCGCGAGAGAGTGTGCTGCTGCTCGTGGTGCACCACATCGCCGGGGACGGCTGGTCGGTGGGGCCCCTGGCCCGCGACCTCGGTACGGCGTACGCGGCACGGCACGAGGGGCGCGCCCCGGCGTGGGAGCCGCTGCCGGTGCAGTACGCGGACTACGCGCTGTGGCAGCGGGAACTGCTCGGCGACGAGAGCGACCCGGCGAGCCTTCTCTCTCAACAACTCGCCTTCTGGAAGAAGGAGCTGCGGGACCTCCCCGAGGAGCTGGCGCTGCCGCTCGACCGGGCGCGGCCCGCCGAGGCCAGCGGCCGCGGCGGCACGGTCCCGCTGCGCCTCACCGCCGCCACGCACACCAGGATCGCGCAGCTCGCGCGGGACACGGGCGCGAGCGTGTTCATGGTGGTGCGCGCCGGTCTCGCGGCGCTGCTCGCACGGCTCGGCGCCGGTGACGACGTGCCCATCGGCACGGCGGTGGCGGGGCGCGTGGACGACGGCATGGACGAGCTGGTCGGGTTCTTCGTGAACACGCTGGTGCTGCGCGCGGACGTGTCGGGGGATCCGGACTTCCGGGACCTGGTGGGACGGGTGCGGGCGACCGATCTGGCCGCGTTCGCGCACCAGGACGTGCCCTTCGAGCAGCTGGTGGAGGCGCTCAACCCCGCGCGGACGCTCGCCAGGCACCCGCTGTTCCAGGTCATGCTCACCCTGCAGAACACCGCCCGCGAACCGTTGGAGCTGCCGGGCCTGCGGGTCGACCCGGTCGAGCCGGGGGCGAGTGCGGCCAAGTTCGACCTGTCCTTCGACCTCACCGAGCGGTTCGGCGAAGACGGCACCCCGGCGGGCGTCGAGGGCGGCCTCACCTACGCCACCGACCTGTTCGACCGGGCCACGGCGCAGGCGACGGCGGACCGGTTCGCCCTGCTGCTCGACGCGGTCACCCGCGACCCCGCACTGCGCGTGGCGGACGTGGACCTGCTCACGGCGGACGAACGCGCCCGCCTCACGGCCCAGGGCGACGGCGGGTCCGTACGGGACCACCGGGACGTCGCGGCACTCTTCGAGGAGCAGGCCGCGCGCACTCCGGGCGCGACCGCCGTCATCGGGGAGGACACAAGCCTGACGTACGCGCGGCTCAACGCCGACGCCAACCGGATCGCGCACCGCCTCATCGCCCGCGGTGTCGGGCCCGAGGACGTCGTCGCCGTCGCCATGGAGCGTTCGGCGGGGCTCGTCGCGGCCGTGCTCGGCGTGCTGAAGTCGGGCGCCGCGTTCCTGGCCGTGGAGCCCCAGCTGCCCGCCGACCGCGTGCGGTTCATGTTCGACGACGCCCGGCCGTCCTGTGTGCTGACCCGGTCGTCGGTGGCGGATCCGGTGCCGGACGCCGGGTTGCCGCGCGTCGACGTGGACCTGTGGCGGCAGGACGCGCCGAGGGGCGTGGGAGGAGATCCCGGCGAAGGCCCCGGCGATCCCACCGACGCGCACCGCGTCCGCCCGCTGCGGCAGGACCACCCGGCGTACGTCGTCTTCACCTCAGGTTCCACCGGCCGCCCCAAGGGCGTCGTGGTCCCGAGGCGCGGCATCGCCAACCGGCTGCGCTGGATGCGCGAACGCTCCCCGCTGACCGGCGAGGACCGCGCCCTCCTGAAGACACCGGCGAGCTTCGACGCCTTCGTGCCCGAGCTCCTCGGGCCGCTGACCGAAGGCGCCGCGCTGGTGGTGGCGCGGCCGGAGGGGCACCGCGACCCGGCGTACCTGGCACGCCTCGTCCGCGACCGGCGGGTGACCACGGCGACCTTCGTGCCGTCGATGCTCCAGGCGTTCCTCGACACCCCCGAGGCCGCCGAGTGCGACGCGCTGCGCCGCGTCCTGAGCGGCGGCGAGGCCCTCCGGCCCCGGACGGTCACCGCGTTCGCCGCCACGCTCGACGCGTCCCTGGCCAACTGCTACGGGCCCGCCGAGGCGTCGGTGGACGTGGCGATGGACGTGGTGAGGGACGACCGCCGCGCCGACGGGCGGGTGGTGGACGGCGGCCCCGTGCCGATCGGGGCCCCGGCGGCGGGCACGCGCGCGTACGTCCTCGACCGGCGGCTCGGCCTCGTACCGCCCGGTGTGGTGGGAGAGCTGTACGTGGCGGGCGTGCAGTTGGCGCGCGGCTATGCGCGCCGCCCCGGCCTCACGGCCGAGCGGTTCGTGCCGGATCCGTACGCCGGTTCGTACGGCGCGCCGGGGGAGCGCATGTACCGCACGGGGGATCTGGCGCGGCGGCTCCCTGACGGGCGCCTCGCGTTCGTGGGGCGCGTGGACGACCAGGTCAAGGTGCGCGGCTTCCGGATCGAGCCCGGCGAGGTCGAGGCGGCGCTGCTCGGGCATCCCGACGTGGCGCAGGCCAGTGTGATCGTGCGCGCGGCAGGACCGGAGGGCGACGCCCTGCTCGTCGGGTACGTCGTGCCCGTGCCCGGCGGGGCGTGCGAGCCCGCCGCGCTCAGGGACCACGCACGGGCCGCGCTGCCCGAGCACATGGTGCCGGGCGCGGTCGTCGTCCTCGCCGAACTGCCCCGCACGGACGGGGGAAAGATCGACCGGCGGAGGCTGCCCGCGCCCGACCTCACCGCGTCCCCGCGGGGCCGCGAGCCGCGCACCGCGCGCGAACAAGCCCTGTGCGGACTCTTCGCCGAGACCCTCGGCCTGCCCGCCGTCACGATCGACGACAGCTTCTTCGACCTCGGCGGGCACTCCCTGCTCGCGGCGCGCCTGGTCAGCAGGGTCCGGGCCGTGCTGGGCGCCGAAGCGGGCGTACGGACGCTGTTCGAGGCACCCACGGTCGAGGCGCTCGCCCGGCGGCTCGCGGGCACGCCGCCCTCGCGCGACGCGCTCGACGTGCTGCTGCCGCTGCGGGTGGTGGACCCGGAGCCGGGGCAGGAGGGCGAGGCACCGCTGTTCTGCGTGCACCCGGGCGCCGGGCTCAGCTGGTGCTACGCGGGCCTGCTGCGGCACATCGCGCCCGACGTGCCCGTCTACGGACTGCAGGCGCGCCTCCTGTCCGAGGGCGGCGAGGCACCCGCCTCGCTCGCGGACATGGCGCGCGACTACGCCGAACGCATCCGCGAGGTGCAGAAGACCGGGCCGTACCGGCTGCTCGGCTGGTCCATGGGCGGCACGCTCGCCCACGCGGTCGCGACCCTGCTCCAGGCGGCGGGCGAAGAGGTAGAACTGCTCGCCCTCCTGGACGCCAGGCTCGCCTCCGGGGGCAGGATCTCCGGGACCGACCGGGCAGTCGGGCCCGACAGCTCGGGCAGAGTTCAGGAGGGGACGGAGGGCACCGTCCATGCCCTCCGCGAAGGTTTGCGCGAGCTCGGCCACGACGTCGACACCGGCGAGGGCGCGGCAGCCGCCCGCAGTGTCGCCGAAGCGGCCCGTTTCCTGCTCCGCAACGATCCCGAGTTCGCCGGGATGGAGGAGAGCACCGCGCGGGCGATGGTCGAACTGACGCTGGCGGGCGAGCGGCTCGCGCGAAGTCACCGCCCGAACGTCTTCCACGGAGACGTACTGTTCTTCGAACCCCGTGACGACCGTGCCGAGGGTGTCACACCTTCACCGGCGCGGGCCTTCGCCCCCCATGTGGACGGGCGGACGGTCACGTATCGAATCGACTGTACGCACAAGGAGATGATGCGGCCCGAGCCGTTGCGCGACATCGCGGCGAGGGTCTCGCACCACCTCCGGACGAAGGGACGGAACAACAAGGTGCTGCCCGACGCGGTGGGTGCGCGATGA